A portion of the Candidatus Neomarinimicrobiota bacterium genome contains these proteins:
- a CDS encoding NAD(P)/FAD-dependent oxidoreductase, which translates to MWRQRKFDVIVVGGGPAGSTAARYAAMGGAEVLLLEKDREIGVPVRCGEAVSDAGLKIFVEPQESWINATVTRMRLVSPSGLTVDMDLGEKGYILDRRVFDRDLAHYAAAEGAQIVTKAYVSGLLQDGDAVTGVKGEYAGEQFEVGARVVIGADGVESRVGRWGGLRTQIKMKDMESCVQKTITGIEIDENRFDFYLSSKLAPGGYLWVFPKGKNSANVGLGVSGKYSQEKAAWRFLDEFLEAKYPRCSVVTSTLGGVPCAKPLKNIVSNGLMLAGDSAHMVNPMTGGGIVPGMRGGMLAGETAAEAVKKGDTSKKFLSRYAKAWHKIGGKNHERFYSIKEATHQLSDDDLDSIAEAVEAVPPEERTLTKLFMKALFKKPSLIKDVVKVFAGV; encoded by the coding sequence ATGTGGAGACAGCGGAAGTTTGACGTAATTGTAGTAGGTGGCGGTCCGGCTGGTTCCACTGCCGCACGCTACGCCGCAATGGGTGGTGCTGAGGTGTTGCTGCTGGAGAAGGACCGCGAAATCGGTGTTCCTGTTCGTTGCGGTGAGGCGGTAAGCGATGCGGGGCTCAAGATTTTCGTGGAGCCGCAGGAGAGCTGGATTAATGCAACAGTCACCCGCATGCGCCTTGTTTCTCCCAGCGGTCTGACGGTCGATATGGACCTTGGTGAAAAAGGGTACATCCTTGATCGGCGGGTCTTCGATCGCGACCTTGCCCATTATGCCGCTGCTGAAGGGGCGCAGATCGTGACGAAAGCCTATGTCTCAGGTCTGCTTCAGGATGGTGACGCCGTCACCGGCGTCAAAGGGGAATATGCTGGCGAACAGTTCGAAGTCGGTGCACGCGTTGTAATTGGAGCTGATGGAGTTGAGAGTCGCGTTGGTAGGTGGGGTGGACTGAGAACTCAAATTAAGATGAAGGATATGGAGTCTTGTGTTCAGAAGACTATTACTGGCATTGAAATAGATGAGAATCGATTTGACTTTTATCTCTCAAGTAAGCTGGCACCCGGCGGCTACCTGTGGGTCTTTCCCAAAGGGAAAAACTCAGCCAATGTTGGACTGGGTGTTTCGGGAAAATATAGTCAGGAAAAAGCGGCCTGGAGATTTCTGGATGAATTCCTCGAAGCAAAGTATCCCCGCTGTTCCGTCGTCACGTCCACTCTCGGCGGTGTACCATGTGCCAAACCGTTGAAGAATATAGTCAGCAATGGTCTGATGCTGGCCGGAGATTCGGCTCACATGGTAAATCCAATGACAGGTGGCGGTATCGTGCCCGGTATGCGTGGCGGAATGCTGGCCGGCGAGACGGCAGCTGAGGCTGTCAAGAAGGGTGATACGAGTAAAAAGTTTCTGTCGCGTTACGCTAAAGCGTGGCACAAGATCGGTGGCAAAAACCACGAACGGTTTTACTCTATCAAGGAGGCTACCCATCAACTTTCTGATGACGATCTTGACAGCATAGCTGAGGCGGTTGAGGCGGTGCCGCCGGAGGAAAGAACGCTTACAAAACTGTTTATGAAGGCACTCTTTAAAAAGCCGAGCCTCATTAAAGACGTTGTAAAGGTTTTCGCCGGCGTCTGA
- a CDS encoding 4Fe-4S binding protein → MIEIKPGTCDFCGCCVGICPEDCIELKAAEITIDYDICIDCKLCLYICPIEVFEDVETAEV, encoded by the coding sequence ATGATTGAAATCAAACCCGGCACTTGTGATTTCTGCGGCTGTTGTGTCGGTATCTGTCCTGAAGACTGTATCGAGTTAAAGGCAGCGGAAATTACCATCGATTACGATATCTGTATCGACTGTAAGCTGTGTCTGTATATCTGTCCCATCGAGGTGTTTGAAGATGTGGAGACAGCGGAAGTTTGA